In Leucoraja erinacea ecotype New England chromosome 28, Leri_hhj_1, whole genome shotgun sequence, the following are encoded in one genomic region:
- the LOC129710781 gene encoding complement C1q tumor necrosis factor-related protein 7-like → MSPIWVLGAVLTGFFLCQFHGSLAGSGVELVGRSLLQDNDYSALLEADASQHGLQKRRFQTPCGEPAFPKHGSCKIVGRVVYYSCNRGYAMVGNRRSICMPNCRWQFPAPYCIALYVGPRGPKGPRGPAGAPGAKGENGQPGQVGWRGSNGIPGKTGAVGSPGAAGMPGWPGSRGAMGFRGRRGINGHDGMPGRKGGRGETGPRGRMGPMGPQGLRGDKGDSGPMGMAGADAVALTSAFSVALGTSVTSVAVPIVWQRTIYNGDGDFQVSSGIFLCRISGVYRFTYIFQIYTTNAYVVFKVNGVIVWSTYQSFNSYYEVASASLIIAMNRGDKAWLEIKDDCNGITKASTFLGHLISPCYIK, encoded by the exons ATGTCGCCTATTTGGGTGCTGGGCGCAGTCCTCACAGGGTTTTTCCTGTGTCAGTTTCATGGATCTCTAGCAG GTTCTGGTGTtgaattggtggggaggtcactCTTGCAAGACAATGACTA TTCTGCTCTACTCGAGGCTGATGCCAGCCAACATGGACTTCAAAAAAGACGTTTCC AAACCCCTTGTGGTGAACCTGCATTTCCGAAACATGGATCATGCAAGATAGTTGGAAGGGTCGTGTACTATTCCTGTAATCGCGGATATGCTATGGTCGGCAATAGAAGATCAATCTGCATGCCAAACTGTCGCTGGCAATTTCCAGCACCCTATTGTATTG CTTTGTACGTTGGACCAAGAGGTCCTAAAGGTCCACGAGGCCCAGCTGGAGCACCCGGTGCTAAAGGTGAAAATGGACAACCTGGACAAGTGGGCTGGAGAGGTTCCAATGGAATACCAGGAAAGACAGGCGCAGTGGGTTCTCCTGGAGCAGCTGGCATGCCTGGATGGCCTGGTTCACGGGGTGCAATGGGTTTTCGGGGTCGGAGAGGTATTAACGGACACGATGGGATGCCAGGACGCAAAGGAGGTCGTGGAGAAACAGGGCCAAGGGGACGTATGGGACCAATGGGACCTCAGGGACTCAGGGGTGACAAGGGGGATAGTGGACCAATGGGAATGGCTGGGGCTGATGCTGTTGCACTAACATCTGCATTTTCAGTTGCACTTGGCACGAGTGTCACTTCAGTTGCCGTACCAATAGTTTGGCAGAGAACAATCTACAATGGAGATGGGGACTTCCAGGTTAGCTCAGGCATTTTCCTTTGTAGGATATCTGGTGTGTATCGCTTTACATACATCTTCCAAATCTACACAACAAATGCATATGTAGTTTTCAAAGTAAACGGTGTTATTGTGTGGAGCACCTACCAGTCTTTTAATTCCTACTATGAAGTTGCATCTGCCAGCTTAATTATAGCCATGAATCGTGGCGATAAAGCCTGGTTGGAGATAAAAGATGACTGCAATGGCATAACTAAGGCATCTACTTTCCTAGGACATTTGATAAGTCCATGTTATATAAAGTAA